TCGTCGACGCCCTTGCCGAAATCTTCCTTGAAGGTCTGTTCAACATGCACGAAATCGAAGGGCGGCACCTGGTCCTGCAGCAGCTTGAGTTCGTCGATGATGTATTCGGGCAGGATGTCCGGGCGCGAGGAGAGAATCTGGCCGATCTTGATGAAGGTCGCGCCAAGGTTGCGGAAGAAATCGGTAAAGCACAGGGCGCGCAGCCGCTCGACCTTCGCGCGCAGCTTCTCGCGATCCCACACGAAGAGTGCATAGCCCGTGCGGAAGAAGGCGTAGCGGAGCATCTGCTCGAACAGATGGAAGCTGATGATGAAGAAACGAATCAGGGTCATGTGTTTTTCCGCCGGGTAAAGGTCGCCTGCTTGAGCGCCGGCTCGCCTTCAATGGAGTGCAGCTCGCCGCGCTCCCAGATCGTTTCGTCGATTTCAGGGAAGCGCACCGCGCCCTCTACTTTGATGTGGTCAGGCGCGTAGGTTACGTCGATAAAGTCCGCGATTTCCATTCCCGCGTGATAGATGCCCGCGCCGCCGATGAGCCAGATGCCGCCCTCGCAGCCATCGTTCTCGCAGCTCGCAACTGCGGCATCCAGGTCGGCGAAACATTCCACGTCGGGATGTTTCACCTGCTCGGGATGCGAAGTCACCACCACGTTGCGCCTTCCCGGAAGCGGGCGGCCGATGCTCGCCCACGTGTTGCGCCCCATGATGAGCGTGCCACCCATGGTCAGGGCCTTGAAGCGCTTGAAGTCGCCCGAGTAATGCCAGGGAATCTTGCCGTCGACGCCGATCACCCCTTCGGGCGAAATCGCAACGATCATGCCGATCCGACGCGCCATCAGACAGCGACCTTGAAAGAGATCGCCGGATAGGGGTCGTAGCCTTCCAGCTTGAACTTCTCGAGAAGTTCGGGCGTGTCCTTGTCCAGCAGGGCATGGATGTCGTCGAGATCCTTGAGCGAGGGATCGATCGTGAGCTTCGGAAGTGCGCGGGGCTCGCGCTTGAGCTGCTCTTCGAGCCCTGGAATGTGGTCATACTCGGCCATGCTGCCGTCCGGCTTTTTCGTATAGATGTGCGCGTCGATGAGCGTGTGCGCGAAGATGCCCGGGCGGATCCCGCTGAAGTGAGAGATCAGTTCGAGCAGGAAGGCGTAGCCTGCAATGTTGTAAGGCACGCCGAGCGCCACGTCGCAGCTTCGCTGCGTGAGGTGCAGACACAGGTAGGGCTCGCCCTTTTCGTCGAGCTGGGTGTTGAGCACCCACATCGCATGGCACGGCGGCAGCGC
This genomic interval from Chrysiogenia bacterium contains the following:
- a CDS encoding dihydrofolate reductase; the encoded protein is MARRIGMIVAISPEGVIGVDGKIPWHYSGDFKRFKALTMGGTLIMGRNTWASIGRPLPGRRNVVVTSHPEQVKHPDVECFADLDAAVASCENDGCEGGIWLIGGAGIYHAGMEIADFIDVTYAPDHIKVEGAVRFPEIDETIWERGELHSIEGEPALKQATFTRRKNT
- the thyA gene encoding thymidylate synthase: MKVYLDTVREVLEKGTRKENRTGVDTISTFNINYEIDLREGFPLLTTKEISWKNIVVENLWFLSGDTHIHLLKKHNCKFWDPWADEDGKVPSAYGNFWRHFPVHTPEGEPAFNDQVRYAIDELKRNPMSRRLVIVAWAPGNAQTSALPPCHAMWVLNTQLDEKGEPYLCLHLTQRSCDVALGVPYNIAGYAFLLELISHFSGIRPGIFAHTLIDAHIYTKKPDGSMAEYDHIPGLEEQLKREPRALPKLTIDPSLKDLDDIHALLDKDTPELLEKFKLEGYDPYPAISFKVAV